The genomic interval CGTCAGACGATCGTCGGTGAACCGAGAGGACGTGCGGCTGGTGAACCGGCCCGTTTTCGTGATCGAAGATCGGAACGGTCGGTTGTATTCCACGGAGGCCCGTTCAGATCGGGCCGATCGACGTCTTGGAACTACGTTCGGTGAGCGACGCGGATACGCGACGGGGCGTCCGCGGTTGGCCGTTCCAGAACGCGCTTCCCACCCTATCCGTCGACCGTCAGCGACTCGGCGGCCGTGTCGACCGTCAACGGAGCGCCGATCGGGAGCGGAGCGATGGGCGTTGTGTGTCCCCAATCGAGTCCGAGAACGATCGGGGCCGCGGGATTGTATCGTTCGACCTGCTCGGTGATCGCGTCCCGAACCCGGCTGCGGTACTGCGCTCGCTCCTCTCGCGGCGGCTCTTCGAGGAAGCTCCGCCCGGGAGCGCGACCGACCACCACGGCGGCGAAACGCTCGAGCAGCCCGCGCTCGCCGAGACACATGAGCGTTCCGGCGACGTCCGTCGGGCTCGGCAGCTCTTCGGCGGTCTCGAGCGCGAGGATCGCGCCGTCCAACGCGCCGGGAGCGGGCAGGTAGCGGTCGGTCGCGAGGTGCCACTCCACGATCGCGCGGCAGCCGCCCCACACGCGGCCCGTGACGCGCCCGTCGCCGCCTCGCCAGTCCCAGCCCGGATTCGGCTCGTACGCGGGCGGCGTCCGGAGCTCGTCGGGGTTCGTCCACCAGGTGCTCGGTTCGTCGGTCCACTCCGCCGCCGGCTCGAGTTCGCCCAGGGACTCGTCGAAGAACGCTCGTCGGCAGTAGCATTCGGTGTACGCTGGGAGCTCCCCGGGAACCGCGAGCTCGTTCATGAGCTGTGCCCCGCTGTAGGAGACGATGCCGGCGTTCCAGAGCAGGAGCGACAGATTCGTGTTGTCGCTCATTCCGTAGAATCGGGTCGGATGCTCGCGGAGGACGGTGGGGTCGAGATGCCGCAAGACGCGGAGCTGGTCCGCGCCGCCGATCGTCGCGAACACGCCGCTGATATCCGGATCGCGGAACGCGGCGTGGATATCCGCCGCTCGCGCTCGCGGGTGAGCCGAGAGGAAGTCGTCGCTCTGACGGGCCGTCGGATAGACGACGGGCTCGAGGTCGAACGCCGTGTGCAGTCGCTCGAGGGCGAGTTCGAAGACGTGTGGTGCGTTCCGCGCACCGCCGCTCGATGGCGCGATGACGGCGACGCGATCCCCCGGCTCGAGTGCAGGCGGCGTCACGAAATTCATCGAGTTATATCTGTCGTGACTCTAACATCTGATAAACGTTTTCGTGTCGAATCTACGGCTGGGATCTCGGCGTACCCGAAACGTGATCGGCAACCAACCTGTACGGGTCCGTTTCAGCGCCGGATCGACGCACAACGCGTCCCTACCCGGCCGAACGCGGTTCGAGCGCTCGAACGGTCTCGACGGACGGAGCGGTGCTGAACGCGTCGCTCGGCGGCGGCTTCGATACGATTGCAGCCACGGGAACCCGAGTAGCAGCCGTCTGACAGGGGTAACCGGGTCGAAACAATGAGTCGGTGGACCGTCCGCTGCCAGTGAGACCGCTGAGGATGTTCAATCGATCACTTCAGGATTCGCGATCGTCGGCGAGTGATAGCGAGGGCGAACGCGAGTCGACGGCGGCCGTTCGTCTCGAGGGCGTCAGCCACCAGTACGGGTCGACCGGTGGACGGTTCCGCTCGAGCGACGAGCGGGCGGTAACCGCGCTCCGCGACGTCTCACTCGAGGTGCCGGCGGAGACGGTCGTCGGGCTCGAGGGTCCCAGCGGGAGCGGGAAGTCGACGGTGCTCCACGCGGTCGCGGGACTCCTGGTCCCGACGGAGGGCCGCGTCGAGCTTCGCGATACCGACCTCGCGGCGCTGTCCGACGCGGAGCGAACGCGGGTGCGGCGACGCCACATCGGGATCGTGTTCCAGCGGTTCCATCTCTTGCCGTCGCTCTCCGCTCGCGCGAACGTCGCGTTGCCGCTCGTCCAGGCGGGCGTCCCTCGAGCCGATCGCCGGGAACGCGCGACCGCGCTGCTCGAGGCCGTCGGTCTCGGCGACCGCACGACGCACCTTCCCGGCGAACTCAGCGGCGGCGAGCGACAGCGCGTCGCGATCGCGCGGGCGCTGTCGACGGACCCGGACGTCGTCGTCGCCGACGAGCCGACGGGGGAGCTCGACACGGCGACCGGGGCGGACGTCCTCGAGTTGTTGACCGACGTCGGCCGCGATCGGGCGGTGCTGGTGGCTTCCCACGACGAGGCCACGCTCGACGTCGCGGATCGGGTCGTCACACTGTGTGACGGACGGGTGGAGGATGTCCGATAGGCGCGACGGGGGGCCAGCGGATGGCGGTCCGCGGCGTCGGTCGCGATGGACCGGGATCGTCGGGCTGACGGCGGCCAGATGGTGGCAGCGAGCGACGCGAACGACGATGGGCCGAATCGCGTCGACCATCGCCGCCGTCGCGCTGACGATCGCGCTGCTGGTCGTCGTGACGGGCATCGCGATGGCGCTGGCCGACGGCGGTGCGACGAGCGAGGACGACGCCGCCGTCCGAATTACGCCCGAGGACAGCGGGACGCTGTCGTCGGTCGACGGCGTCGAGGGACCGCGGCTCGGCGCGACGAACGGGCGGGCCGCGTCGATCCGCTCGCAGGACGGCGTCGAGCACGCGTCACCGGCGTTAGTCGAGACGGCGCGCCTCGAGTCGGCGGACGGGGAGCCGCGGACCGTCCGTCTCGTCGGCGTCGTCCCGGACGACGAGCCGCGGACCGTGGCGGGCCTGTCGACGGGGGAGCTCGACCCGGGCGATCGACACTACGCGAACGGCTCGTACGATGGGCCGCGCGAGGGGGAGATCGTTCTCTCGCGAACGACGGCCGATCGGCTCGACGTCGGGGCGGGTGACGAGGTGACCGTCTCGATGCGGGGGCTCGAACGGACGAGCGGGGCCGGTCCCTCGGTGACGGTGGCGGCCGTCGCGGACGAGCGGGCGGCTGCCGGCGGTGCGCCGGTCGCACTCGTTCACCTGAGCGAGCTGCAGTCGCTCTCGGGTGCCGACGACGGCGAACTCGCCGATCGGATACTGATCTGGGGCGACTCGACGGCGGCGCAGTCGGCCGCGACCGACGCGTACCCGACCGCAGCGGTCGAAGTCGCCGGTAGCACCGACCCGTCGGTGCTGTTCGAGGACGGCCTGGCGTTCGCGACGAGCGTGATCGCGCTGCTGGTCGGCGTGACGATCTGTGCGTCGTTCGTCGCGACGACCATGGGGATGACCGTCGACGAGGACCGTCGCACCCTCGCCGTCCTCGAGTCGGTCGGCTTCCCTACCGCCAGCCGGCTCGCCGTCGTCGCGGTCTCGACCGGGATCACGACCGTGGTCGGATCGATCGTCGGAACCGGTCTCGGGCTGGCGGGGATCGTCGCCGTCAACGCCGTGGCGGGGGCGACCGTCGCACCTGGCGCGGTCGCTCACTTCCACCCGCTGTTCGTTCCGTACGCGATCGCGGTCGCCCTCCTCTCGGGACTGGTCGCCGTGCCGTACCCGCTGGCCGTCGCCGCGCGAACGTCCGTCCTCGAGGAGGTGGGTCGATGACGCTCGCGAAGGCGGTGGTCCGAACGCGCGCCGTGCTCGGACTGGCCGCCGCCCAACTGCGCCGGTCGCCCGGCCGGAGCGCGCTCACCGTGCTCGCGGTCACGCTCGCCGTGCTCTCGGTGACGGTGCTCGCGAGCCTCGGCGTCGGCGTCGTCGAGAAGGGCGAAGAGGGGCTGGACAACGCCAACCGGGACATCTGGATCTCGAGCGATCCGGTCGACCCGGCCGCGAGCGGGACCGAAAACCCGATCGTCGGCGCTCACGGGATGGCGGCCGAGCTGACCGCGCGCGAC from Natrinema salaciae carries:
- a CDS encoding S66 family peptidase, with product MNFVTPPALEPGDRVAVIAPSSGGARNAPHVFELALERLHTAFDLEPVVYPTARQSDDFLSAHPRARAADIHAAFRDPDISGVFATIGGADQLRVLRHLDPTVLREHPTRFYGMSDNTNLSLLLWNAGIVSYSGAQLMNELAVPGELPAYTECYCRRAFFDESLGELEPAAEWTDEPSTWWTNPDELRTPPAYEPNPGWDWRGGDGRVTGRVWGGCRAIVEWHLATDRYLPAPGALDGAILALETAEELPSPTDVAGTLMCLGERGLLERFAAVVVGRAPGRSFLEEPPREERAQYRSRVRDAITEQVERYNPAAPIVLGLDWGHTTPIAPLPIGAPLTVDTAAESLTVDG
- a CDS encoding ABC transporter ATP-binding protein, whose amino-acid sequence is MFNRSLQDSRSSASDSEGERESTAAVRLEGVSHQYGSTGGRFRSSDERAVTALRDVSLEVPAETVVGLEGPSGSGKSTVLHAVAGLLVPTEGRVELRDTDLAALSDAERTRVRRRHIGIVFQRFHLLPSLSARANVALPLVQAGVPRADRRERATALLEAVGLGDRTTHLPGELSGGERQRVAIARALSTDPDVVVADEPTGELDTATGADVLELLTDVGRDRAVLVASHDEATLDVADRVVTLCDGRVEDVR
- a CDS encoding ABC transporter permease; this encodes MSDRRDGGPADGGPRRRSRWTGIVGLTAARWWQRATRTTMGRIASTIAAVALTIALLVVVTGIAMALADGGATSEDDAAVRITPEDSGTLSSVDGVEGPRLGATNGRAASIRSQDGVEHASPALVETARLESADGEPRTVRLVGVVPDDEPRTVAGLSTGELDPGDRHYANGSYDGPREGEIVLSRTTADRLDVGAGDEVTVSMRGLERTSGAGPSVTVAAVADERAAAGGAPVALVHLSELQSLSGADDGELADRILIWGDSTAAQSAATDAYPTAAVEVAGSTDPSVLFEDGLAFATSVIALLVGVTICASFVATTMGMTVDEDRRTLAVLESVGFPTASRLAVVAVSTGITTVVGSIVGTGLGLAGIVAVNAVAGATVAPGAVAHFHPLFVPYAIAVALLSGLVAVPYPLAVAARTSVLEEVGR